Proteins from a genomic interval of Clostridium cochlearium:
- the rsmD gene encoding 16S rRNA (guanine(966)-N(2))-methyltransferase RsmD, translating into MRIIAGSAKGRKILPPEGMNTRPTLDRVKENIFNIIQVYVYGAKTLDLFAGTGSLGLEAVSRGACECYLIDRFPQTYSLLETNVKNLGFQDKCKCINMDSYDALTFLKEKGEEFDIIFIDPPYLRNMVPPAIEKIDEYDLLKKDGIIAIKIDSKEEIFQGSEHIKLVRSKKYGNTTVCFYKYKED; encoded by the coding sequence ATGAGAATAATAGCGGGTAGCGCAAAGGGAAGAAAAATTCTACCGCCAGAAGGTATGAATACAAGGCCTACTCTTGATAGAGTTAAGGAGAACATATTTAATATAATACAAGTATATGTTTATGGAGCAAAAACCTTAGATCTATTTGCAGGTACAGGAAGTTTAGGATTAGAGGCTGTAAGTAGAGGGGCTTGTGAATGTTATCTTATAGACAGATTTCCTCAAACTTATAGTTTGTTAGAAACTAATGTTAAAAATCTTGGTTTTCAAGATAAATGCAAATGCATTAATATGGATTCCTACGATGCATTAACTTTTTTAAAGGAAAAAGGAGAGGAATTTGATATAATATTTATTGATCCTCCATACTTGAGAAATATGGTACCGCCAGCTATAGAAAAAATAGATGAATATGATCTTTTGAAAAAAGATGGTATAATAGCCATAAAAATTGATTCAAAAGAGGAAATTTTTCAAGGTAGTGAGCATATTAAATTAGTAAGAAGTAAAAAGTATGGAAATACCACAGTATGCTTTTATAAATATAAGGAGGATTAA
- the coaD gene encoding pantetheine-phosphate adenylyltransferase, giving the protein MNIAVYPGSFDPITNGHLDIIKRASQVFDKVVVGILVNPDKKGLFTIEEREKLISRVVKDIPNVEVRSFSGLLVDFMNEENIKVIIKGLRAMSDFEYEFQMALMNKKLNPDIETLFMMTCAQYSYLSSSSVKQVAMFGGCIKGLVPDEIIEDIFKKLNNK; this is encoded by the coding sequence ATGAATATTGCCGTGTATCCAGGAAGTTTTGACCCTATAACTAATGGACATTTAGATATAATAAAAAGAGCTTCCCAAGTTTTTGATAAAGTAGTAGTAGGAATTTTAGTAAATCCAGATAAAAAAGGATTGTTTACAATAGAAGAAAGAGAAAAATTAATATCAAGAGTAGTAAAGGATATACCTAACGTTGAAGTTAGAAGCTTTAGTGGACTTTTAGTGGACTTTATGAATGAAGAAAATATAAAGGTTATTATAAAAGGATTAAGAGCTATGTCAGACTTTGAATACGAATTTCAAATGGCTCTTATGAATAAAAAATTAAATCCAGATATAGAAACTTTATTTATGATGACTTGTGCTCAATATTCATATTTAAGCTCTTCATCAGTGAAACAGGTAGCTATGTTTGGAGGATGTATAAAAGGTCTTGTGCCTGATGAAATAATAGAGGATATATTTAAAAAACTAAATAATAAATAG